Genomic DNA from Nocardioides aquaticus:
GGGTTCGCGCTGATGTTCCAGGACGGACAGCTGTTCCCGCAGATGACCGTCGGGCGCAACGTCGCGTACCCGCTGCGGCTGCGCCGCACCCCGGTCGCCGCACGGCGCCGCCGCACCGCCGAGCTGCTCGACCTGGTCGGTCTCCAGGGGTACGCCGACCGCCTGCCCGCCACCCTGTCCGGGGGCGAGCGGCAGCGGGTGGCGCTGGCGCGGTCGCTGGCCGCCGACCCGCGGCTGCTGCTGCTCGACGAGCCCCTCTCGGCCCTGGACGCCGGCCTGCGCGAGCGGCTCGCCGCCGACCTGCGCGACATCCTGCACTCCGCCGGCACCACCACGGTGCTGGTGACGCACGACCACGAGGAGGCGTACGCCGTGGCCGACCGGCTCGCGGTGATGCGCGACGGCGTCGTCGTCCAGCAGGGCGCGACCGCGGAGGTCTGGCGGCACCCGCACGACGCGGCCACGGCGCTCTTCCTCGGCTACGCCCGGGTGCTCGAGCGCGACGCGGCGACCCCTGTGCTGGCCGCGGCCGGCCTCGGCCCGGCGTCCGCGGTGGCGCTGCGGCGCTCGGCGCTGGTGCTCGCGGACCCCGGGACGGGTGGCCTGTCAGGTCGGGTCGTGTCCTGGCGGGCCACGCCCGACCAGGTCCGGCTGGTGCTCGACGTGCCCGGTGCGGGGGAGGTCGACGCCGTCGCCGGGCCGGCCGGACCGCCGGTCGGGCTCGCCGTCGGGGACGAGGTCCGCGTCACGGTCGACCCGGACCGCCTCGCCGTCGTGTGAACGGGCCGTGAACGCCCCACCTAGACTGACGCCCGTGCATCGCAGAGCCTGGACCCTTCTCGTGGGGATCGCCGCGACCATGGGCGTGCTCGCGTTCGTGGTCTCGTACCTCTACGACCGCCCGCTGCTGGACCCGGAGGGCAGCTTCCTCGGCCCGACGTGGCTGCGGCTCCCGCTGCTGCTGCTCGGCGCGCTGCTGCTCGACCTGCTGCCCCGCACGCTCTGGTTCTCCCGGGGCAACCCCAAGGCGATGCCCGGCATCGTCCGGGAGCGGCTGCGCACGCACTGGGACCGCGACCGGCTGACGCTGGTCGCGCTGGGCGTCTTCTGCTTCTACATCACCTACGTCAGCTACCGGAACCTCAAGTCGGTGCTGCCCGAGGTGATCG
This window encodes:
- a CDS encoding ABC transporter ATP-binding protein, which produces MTLRVRDLSVSYDGAPAVRAASLEVPAGSTLAVLGPSGCGKSTLLRAVAGLEPPDAGTIGWVPGEESEVEDLTRVPTHRRGFALMFQDGQLFPQMTVGRNVAYPLRLRRTPVAARRRRTAELLDLVGLQGYADRLPATLSGGERQRVALARSLAADPRLLLLDEPLSALDAGLRERLAADLRDILHSAGTTTVLVTHDHEEAYAVADRLAVMRDGVVVQQGATAEVWRHPHDAATALFLGYARVLERDAATPVLAAAGLGPASAVALRRSALVLADPGTGGLSGRVVSWRATPDQVRLVLDVPGAGEVDAVAGPAGPPVGLAVGDEVRVTVDPDRLAVV